One Gadus morhua chromosome 1, gadMor3.0, whole genome shotgun sequence DNA segment encodes these proteins:
- the uqcc5 gene encoding ubiquinol-cytochrome c reductase complex assembly factor 5, whose product MFQRSENIKYILSLMPGKRRLGTYRFLPVFFCIGGVMEWIMINVRIGRETFYDVYRRKQSERSYQQKIADGLIEVK is encoded by the exons ATGTTTCAAAGGAGTGAAAACATTAAGTATATACTGAGTCTTATGCCGGGTAAACGCCGTCTCGGAACCTACAGATTCCTGCCGGTATTTTTCTGCATAGGCGGTGTTATGGAATGGATCATGATAAACGTGAGGATAGGAAGGGAGACATTCT ATGATGTCTACAGAAGAAAACAGTCAGAAAGATCATACCAGCAGAAGATCGCTGATGGCCTGATTGAAGTCAAATAA
- the ognb gene encoding osteoglycin, paralog b codes for MHLEMLICVILIIPSLVLCSPAKNGYIEARAPKKDIVTIPEFPQDLPAKPEAAVLPTCLLCVCLIGSVYCEEVFPQMTAIPALPRETTYLYARFNQINKIKNKDFADMGALKRIDLTGNIISEIEDGAFSKLTNLEELFLAENRLTKLPMLPSKLTTLNANFNLLKSKGVRSNAFKKLPELAFLYLGNNKLEVIPQLPESLQIVHLNNNNINTITDQTFCKGNTTQYIRSTMEEVRLDGNPLVLAQHPNSFICLRNLPTGHYH; via the exons ATGCACTTGGAGATGTTAATCTGCGTGATTCTTATAATTCCATCACTAGTGCTATGTTCTCCAGCCAAGAATGGATATATTGAAGCAAGGGCACCTAAG AAAGACATTGTGACCATTCCTGAGTTCCCTCAAGACTTACCAGCAAAACCAGAGGCTGCTG TGCTGCCCACGTGTCTGCTCTGTGTATGCCTGATTGGATCGGTGTACTGTGAGGAGGTGTTCCCTCAAATGACAGCCATCCCAGCACTGCCAAGAGAAACCACATACCTTTATGCACGCTTCAACCAGATCAATAAGATAAAAAACAAAGACTTTGCAGATATGG GAGCATTAAAAAGAATTGACCTGACCGGAAACATTATCAGCGAGATAGAAGATGGAGCCTTTTCCAAACTTACCAATCTTGAGGAGCTCTTTCTGGCTGAGAACCGACTTACAAAACTGCCAATGCTACCCAGCAAACTAACAACATTGAATGCCAATTTCAACCTTCTCAAATCCAAGGGTGTGAGGTCCAATGCTTTCAAG AAACTTCCCGAACTCGCTTTTCTATACCTTGGAAATAATAAACTGGAAGTAATTCCACAACTTCCCGAGTCGCTACAAATTGTTCACCTCAAT AACAACAACATCAATACAATTACTGATCAGACATTTTGCAAAGGCAACACAACTCAGTACATCCGAAGCACCATGGAAGAGGTGAGACTGGATGGCAACCCACTTGTCTTAGCTCAGCACCCAAATAGCTTCATCTGTCTGCGGAATCTTCCAACTGGACATTACCACTAA
- the LOC115553599 gene encoding 14-3-3 protein beta/alpha-1 → MDRNDLVQQAKLAEQAERYDDMAAAMKSVTEQGVELSNEERNLLSVAYKNVVGARRSSWRVISSIEQKTEGNEKKQQMARAYRAEIETELQSICKEVLALLDKFLIENTTAPESKVFYLKMKGDYFRYLSEVASGDSKKETVDQSQEAYQNAFDISKKDMQPTHPIRLGLALNFSVFYYEILNSPEKACNLAKTAFDEAIAELDTLNEDSYKDSTLIMQLLRDNLTLWTSESQGDEGETGEGEN, encoded by the exons ATGGACAGGAACGACCTGGTACAGCAGGCCAAGCTTGCAGAGCAGGCTGAGCGCTATGATGATATGGCTGCTGCCATGAAGTCTGTAACGGAGCAGGGAGTGGAACTCTCCAATGAGGAACGCAACTTGCTCTCTGTTGCCTATAAGAATGTGGTCGGGGCACGCCGTTCATCTTGGCGTGTCATCTCCAGCATTGAGCAGAAAACTGAGGGCAATGAGAAAAAGCAGCAGATGGCACGTGCATACCGGGCGGAGATTGAAACCGAGTTGCAGTCCATCTGCAAGGAAGTGCTA GCACTCCTGGACAAATTTCTGATTGAAAATACAACTGCTCCTGAAAGCAAGGTCTTCTATCTGAAAATGAAAGGGGATTATTTCCGATACCTTTCTGAGGTAGCATCTGGCGATTCCAAGAAAG AAACAGTGGATCAGTCTCAGGAGGCCTACCAGAATGCTTTTGACATCAGCAAGAAAGACATGCAGCCAACGCATCCCATTAGGCTTGGTCTGGCCCTCAACTTCTCAGTCTTCTACTATGAAATCCTCAACAGCCCGGAAAAGGCCTGTAACCTGGCAAAGACG GCATTTGACGAAGCCATTGCTGAACTTGACACTTTGAATGAAGATTCCTACAAAGACAGCACCCTGATCATGCAACTACTAAGGGACAACTTGACT ctGTGGACATCAGAAAGCcagggagatgagggagagaccGGAGAAGGGGAAAACTAA
- the pabpc1l gene encoding polyadenylate-binding protein 1-like isoform X1: MNANGPAYPLASLYVGDLHSDVTEAMLYQKFSPAGPIMSIRVCRDLITRRSLGYAYINFQQPADAECALDTMNYEVIKGRPIRIMWSQRDPGLRKSGVGNVFIKNMDDSIDNKALYDTFSAFGNILSCKVVCDEKGSKGYGFVHFETQEAANRAIETINGMLLNDRKVQEAGSELDMFKRKGHFLGEKCQLSLSRFVGHFKSRKERESEFGAKAMKFTNVYIKNFGEEYTDEKLKELFSKFGKTLSVRVMKDERGRSRGFGFVNYGNHMDAQKAVEEMNGKDLTGKILYVGRAQKRTERQGELKRKFDQIKQDRIQRYQGVNLYVKNLDDTINDERLRKEFSPYGTITSAKVMTDGCQSKGFGFVCFSSPEEATKAVTEMNGRIVATKPLYVALAQRKEERKAILTNKYLQRLSTVRSMPSPIIDSYQQTGYYVSTVPQPPSRSFYNPSPVSGIRAAPRWTTQPPRAQGPYSPQLVGAAIPRRTATPIATVRQASTQVPNVKYQKTTNIGTQTMGGRNDFAARGGQYKYCPSIRNTMQVITVPVSMARLQAVPISSMEPAVQIRGQEPLTASMLASAPPMDQKQLLGERLYPLIQALHPILAGKITGMLLEIDNSELLHMLESPESLHSKVEEAVAVLQAHQAQECSSK, translated from the exons ATGAACGCTAATGGACCAGCCTACCCTCTAGCTTCACTGTATGTAGGGGACCTACATTCTGACGTGACAGAGGCCATGCTGTACCAGAAGTTCTCACCTGCAGGGCCAATCATGTCGATTCGGGTGTGCCGCGACCTCATCACACGCCGATCTCTAGGATATGCATACATAAATTTCCAGCAACCAGCTGATG cTGAGTGTGCCTTGGATACAATGAACTATGAAGTGATCAAGGGTCGTCCCATCAGAATAATGTGGTCTCAGCGGGACCCAGGACTGAGGAAATCGGGTGTGGGAAATGTGTTCATCAAAAACATGGATGATTCCATTGACAACAAGGCCCTGTATGACACATTCTCAGCCTTTGGGAATATTTTGTCCTGCAAG GTTGTTTGTGACGAGAAAGGCTCAAAAGGCTATGGCTTTGTCCACTTTGAGACACAAGAGGCAGCAAACCGTGCCATAGAAACCATAAATGGGATGCTTTTGAATGATCGCAAAGT tcAAGAGGCAGGGAGTGAGTTGGACATGTTCAAGCGAAAGGGCCATTTCCTGGGTGAAAAATGTCAGTTATCCCTGAGTAG ATTTGTGGGCCACTTCAAGTCCCGGAAGGAAAGGGAGAGTGAGTTTGGGGCCAAAGCCATGAAGTTCACCAATGTCTACATCAAAAACTTCGGGGAAGAATACACTGATGAAAAACTCAAGGAACTTTTCTCTAAGTTTG GTAAGACCCTCAGTGTGAGAGTGATGAAGGATGAGAGGGGCCGTTCCCGTGGATTTGGCTTTGTCAACTATGGGAACCACATGGACGCTCAAAAG GCAGTTGAGGAGATGAACGGAAAAGATCTGACTGGGAAAATCCTTTACGTTGGTCGAGCACAGAAGAGGACAGAGCGACAGGGAGAACTCAAGCGCAAATTTGACCAGATTAAACAGGACCGCATACAGCGCTACCAG GGAGTGAATCTGTACGTGAAGAACCTGGATGACACGATTAATGATGAGAGACTCAGAAAGGAGTTTTCCCCTTACGGGACTATTACCAGTGCCAAG GTTATGACGGATGGATGCCAGAGCAAGGGCTTTGGCTTTGTGTGTTTCTCATCACCTGAAGAAGCAACCAAAGCGGTAACTGAGATGAACGGGCGTATTGTTGCAACCAAGCCGCTGTACGTTGCACTGGCTCAACGCAAGGAGGAGCGCAAAGCCATCCTCACCAACAAGTACCTGCAGAGACTGTCCACCGTCAGGTCCATGCCAAGCCCCATCATTGACTCGTACCAGCAGACCGGCTACTATGTCTCTACTGTGCCACAG CCTCCTAGCCGCTCATTCTACAACCCCAGTCCGGTCAGTGGAATCAGAGCTGCGCCTCGCTGGACCACACAGCCACCTAGAGCTCAAG GTCCTTACTCTCCCCAGCTGGTGGGAGCAGCCATTCCTAGGCGTACGGCCACACCCATTGCAACGGTCAGGCAGGCTTCCACCCAAGTTCCTAACGTGAAGTACCAAAAAACAA CTAATATTGGAACCCAGACAATGGGCGGCCGGAATGACTTTGCTGCCAGAGGCGGCCAGTACAAGTACTGCCCATCCATTAGGAATACCATGCAGGTCATTACTGTCCCTGTGTCTATGGCAAGACTGCAG GCCGTCCCTATATCTTCAATGGAGCCTGCTGTGCAAATCAGAGGCCAGGAGCCTCTCACCGCCTCAATGTTGGCCTCCGCTCCTCCCATGGACCAGAAACAGCTTCTGG GTGAGCGGTTGTACCCGCTGATCCAGGCACTTCACCCCATTCTCGCTGGGAAAATCACTGGGATGCTGCTGGAGATTGATAACTCGGAGCTGCTTCACATGCTGGAGTCCCCCGAGTCGCTGCACTCTAAG gtggaggaggcggtcgCTGTGCTTCAGGCTCACCAAGCACAAGAATGCTCTTCCAAGTAA
- the pabpc1l gene encoding polyadenylate-binding protein 1-like isoform X2 — protein sequence MNANGPAYPLASLYVGDLHSDVTEAMLYQKFSPAGPIMSIRVCRDLITRRSLGYAYINFQQPADAECALDTMNYEVIKGRPIRIMWSQRDPGLRKSGVGNVFIKNMDDSIDNKALYDTFSAFGNILSCKVVCDEKGSKGYGFVHFETQEAANRAIETINGMLLNDRKVQEAGSELDMFKRKGHFLGEKCQLSLSRFVGHFKSRKERESEFGAKAMKFTNVYIKNFGEEYTDEKLKELFSKFGKTLSVRVMKDERGRSRGFGFVNYGNHMDAQKAVEEMNGKDLTGKILYVGRAQKRTERQGELKRKFDQIKQDRIQRYQGVNLYVKNLDDTINDERLRKEFSPYGTITSAKVMTDGCQSKGFGFVCFSSPEEATKAVTEMNGRIVATKPLYVALAQRKEERKAILTNKYLQRLSTVRSMPSPIIDSYQQTGYYVSTVPQPPSRSFYNPSPVSGIRAAPRWTTQPPRAQGPYSPQLVGAAIPRRTATPIATVRQASTQVPNVKYQKTTNIGTQTMGGRNDFAARGGQYKYCPSIRNTMQAVPISSMEPAVQIRGQEPLTASMLASAPPMDQKQLLGERLYPLIQALHPILAGKITGMLLEIDNSELLHMLESPESLHSKVEEAVAVLQAHQAQECSSK from the exons ATGAACGCTAATGGACCAGCCTACCCTCTAGCTTCACTGTATGTAGGGGACCTACATTCTGACGTGACAGAGGCCATGCTGTACCAGAAGTTCTCACCTGCAGGGCCAATCATGTCGATTCGGGTGTGCCGCGACCTCATCACACGCCGATCTCTAGGATATGCATACATAAATTTCCAGCAACCAGCTGATG cTGAGTGTGCCTTGGATACAATGAACTATGAAGTGATCAAGGGTCGTCCCATCAGAATAATGTGGTCTCAGCGGGACCCAGGACTGAGGAAATCGGGTGTGGGAAATGTGTTCATCAAAAACATGGATGATTCCATTGACAACAAGGCCCTGTATGACACATTCTCAGCCTTTGGGAATATTTTGTCCTGCAAG GTTGTTTGTGACGAGAAAGGCTCAAAAGGCTATGGCTTTGTCCACTTTGAGACACAAGAGGCAGCAAACCGTGCCATAGAAACCATAAATGGGATGCTTTTGAATGATCGCAAAGT tcAAGAGGCAGGGAGTGAGTTGGACATGTTCAAGCGAAAGGGCCATTTCCTGGGTGAAAAATGTCAGTTATCCCTGAGTAG ATTTGTGGGCCACTTCAAGTCCCGGAAGGAAAGGGAGAGTGAGTTTGGGGCCAAAGCCATGAAGTTCACCAATGTCTACATCAAAAACTTCGGGGAAGAATACACTGATGAAAAACTCAAGGAACTTTTCTCTAAGTTTG GTAAGACCCTCAGTGTGAGAGTGATGAAGGATGAGAGGGGCCGTTCCCGTGGATTTGGCTTTGTCAACTATGGGAACCACATGGACGCTCAAAAG GCAGTTGAGGAGATGAACGGAAAAGATCTGACTGGGAAAATCCTTTACGTTGGTCGAGCACAGAAGAGGACAGAGCGACAGGGAGAACTCAAGCGCAAATTTGACCAGATTAAACAGGACCGCATACAGCGCTACCAG GGAGTGAATCTGTACGTGAAGAACCTGGATGACACGATTAATGATGAGAGACTCAGAAAGGAGTTTTCCCCTTACGGGACTATTACCAGTGCCAAG GTTATGACGGATGGATGCCAGAGCAAGGGCTTTGGCTTTGTGTGTTTCTCATCACCTGAAGAAGCAACCAAAGCGGTAACTGAGATGAACGGGCGTATTGTTGCAACCAAGCCGCTGTACGTTGCACTGGCTCAACGCAAGGAGGAGCGCAAAGCCATCCTCACCAACAAGTACCTGCAGAGACTGTCCACCGTCAGGTCCATGCCAAGCCCCATCATTGACTCGTACCAGCAGACCGGCTACTATGTCTCTACTGTGCCACAG CCTCCTAGCCGCTCATTCTACAACCCCAGTCCGGTCAGTGGAATCAGAGCTGCGCCTCGCTGGACCACACAGCCACCTAGAGCTCAAG GTCCTTACTCTCCCCAGCTGGTGGGAGCAGCCATTCCTAGGCGTACGGCCACACCCATTGCAACGGTCAGGCAGGCTTCCACCCAAGTTCCTAACGTGAAGTACCAAAAAACAA CTAATATTGGAACCCAGACAATGGGCGGCCGGAATGACTTTGCTGCCAGAGGCGGCCAGTACAAGTACTGCCCATCCATTAGGAATACCATGCAG GCCGTCCCTATATCTTCAATGGAGCCTGCTGTGCAAATCAGAGGCCAGGAGCCTCTCACCGCCTCAATGTTGGCCTCCGCTCCTCCCATGGACCAGAAACAGCTTCTGG GTGAGCGGTTGTACCCGCTGATCCAGGCACTTCACCCCATTCTCGCTGGGAAAATCACTGGGATGCTGCTGGAGATTGATAACTCGGAGCTGCTTCACATGCTGGAGTCCCCCGAGTCGCTGCACTCTAAG gtggaggaggcggtcgCTGTGCTTCAGGCTCACCAAGCACAAGAATGCTCTTCCAAGTAA
- the pabpc1l gene encoding polyadenylate-binding protein 1-like isoform X3 — MNANGPAYPLASLYVGDLHSDVTEAMLYQKFSPAGPIMSIRVCRDLITRRSLGYAYINFQQPADAECALDTMNYEVIKGRPIRIMWSQRDPGLRKSGVGNVFIKNMDDSIDNKALYDTFSAFGNILSCKVVCDEKGSKGYGFVHFETQEAANRAIETINGMLLNDRKVFVGHFKSRKERESEFGAKAMKFTNVYIKNFGEEYTDEKLKELFSKFGKTLSVRVMKDERGRSRGFGFVNYGNHMDAQKAVEEMNGKDLTGKILYVGRAQKRTERQGELKRKFDQIKQDRIQRYQGVNLYVKNLDDTINDERLRKEFSPYGTITSAKVMTDGCQSKGFGFVCFSSPEEATKAVTEMNGRIVATKPLYVALAQRKEERKAILTNKYLQRLSTVRSMPSPIIDSYQQTGYYVSTVPQPPSRSFYNPSPVSGIRAAPRWTTQPPRAQGPYSPQLVGAAIPRRTATPIATVRQASTQVPNVKYQKTTNIGTQTMGGRNDFAARGGQYKYCPSIRNTMQVITVPVSMARLQAVPISSMEPAVQIRGQEPLTASMLASAPPMDQKQLLGERLYPLIQALHPILAGKITGMLLEIDNSELLHMLESPESLHSKVEEAVAVLQAHQAQECSSK, encoded by the exons ATGAACGCTAATGGACCAGCCTACCCTCTAGCTTCACTGTATGTAGGGGACCTACATTCTGACGTGACAGAGGCCATGCTGTACCAGAAGTTCTCACCTGCAGGGCCAATCATGTCGATTCGGGTGTGCCGCGACCTCATCACACGCCGATCTCTAGGATATGCATACATAAATTTCCAGCAACCAGCTGATG cTGAGTGTGCCTTGGATACAATGAACTATGAAGTGATCAAGGGTCGTCCCATCAGAATAATGTGGTCTCAGCGGGACCCAGGACTGAGGAAATCGGGTGTGGGAAATGTGTTCATCAAAAACATGGATGATTCCATTGACAACAAGGCCCTGTATGACACATTCTCAGCCTTTGGGAATATTTTGTCCTGCAAG GTTGTTTGTGACGAGAAAGGCTCAAAAGGCTATGGCTTTGTCCACTTTGAGACACAAGAGGCAGCAAACCGTGCCATAGAAACCATAAATGGGATGCTTTTGAATGATCGCAAAGT ATTTGTGGGCCACTTCAAGTCCCGGAAGGAAAGGGAGAGTGAGTTTGGGGCCAAAGCCATGAAGTTCACCAATGTCTACATCAAAAACTTCGGGGAAGAATACACTGATGAAAAACTCAAGGAACTTTTCTCTAAGTTTG GTAAGACCCTCAGTGTGAGAGTGATGAAGGATGAGAGGGGCCGTTCCCGTGGATTTGGCTTTGTCAACTATGGGAACCACATGGACGCTCAAAAG GCAGTTGAGGAGATGAACGGAAAAGATCTGACTGGGAAAATCCTTTACGTTGGTCGAGCACAGAAGAGGACAGAGCGACAGGGAGAACTCAAGCGCAAATTTGACCAGATTAAACAGGACCGCATACAGCGCTACCAG GGAGTGAATCTGTACGTGAAGAACCTGGATGACACGATTAATGATGAGAGACTCAGAAAGGAGTTTTCCCCTTACGGGACTATTACCAGTGCCAAG GTTATGACGGATGGATGCCAGAGCAAGGGCTTTGGCTTTGTGTGTTTCTCATCACCTGAAGAAGCAACCAAAGCGGTAACTGAGATGAACGGGCGTATTGTTGCAACCAAGCCGCTGTACGTTGCACTGGCTCAACGCAAGGAGGAGCGCAAAGCCATCCTCACCAACAAGTACCTGCAGAGACTGTCCACCGTCAGGTCCATGCCAAGCCCCATCATTGACTCGTACCAGCAGACCGGCTACTATGTCTCTACTGTGCCACAG CCTCCTAGCCGCTCATTCTACAACCCCAGTCCGGTCAGTGGAATCAGAGCTGCGCCTCGCTGGACCACACAGCCACCTAGAGCTCAAG GTCCTTACTCTCCCCAGCTGGTGGGAGCAGCCATTCCTAGGCGTACGGCCACACCCATTGCAACGGTCAGGCAGGCTTCCACCCAAGTTCCTAACGTGAAGTACCAAAAAACAA CTAATATTGGAACCCAGACAATGGGCGGCCGGAATGACTTTGCTGCCAGAGGCGGCCAGTACAAGTACTGCCCATCCATTAGGAATACCATGCAGGTCATTACTGTCCCTGTGTCTATGGCAAGACTGCAG GCCGTCCCTATATCTTCAATGGAGCCTGCTGTGCAAATCAGAGGCCAGGAGCCTCTCACCGCCTCAATGTTGGCCTCCGCTCCTCCCATGGACCAGAAACAGCTTCTGG GTGAGCGGTTGTACCCGCTGATCCAGGCACTTCACCCCATTCTCGCTGGGAAAATCACTGGGATGCTGCTGGAGATTGATAACTCGGAGCTGCTTCACATGCTGGAGTCCCCCGAGTCGCTGCACTCTAAG gtggaggaggcggtcgCTGTGCTTCAGGCTCACCAAGCACAAGAATGCTCTTCCAAGTAA
- the LOC115553459 gene encoding RNA-binding protein 39 isoform X2 has translation MQLAARIRARDLEDFFSAVGKVRDVRMISDRNSRRSKGIAYIEFLEASSVPLAIGLTGQRLLGVPIIVQASQAEKNRAAAMANNLQKGSAGPMRLYVGSLHFNITEDMLRGIFEPFGRIEGIQLMMDSETGRSKGYGFISFADAECAKKALEQLNGFELAGRPMKVGHVTERTDASTASSFLDNDELERTGIDLGTTGRLQLMARLAEGTGLKIPAAAQQALQMTGSIPFGNMNASSSAATPAQALNLPSQPLATHCLQLSNMFNPQAENDPGWDTEIKDDVIEECNKHGGIVHTYVDKNSAQGNVYVKCPSIPAAMATVNALHGRWFAGKMITAAYVPLPTYHNLFPDSVMANQLLVPTRR, from the exons ATGCAGCTGGCTGCACGCATCCGGGCCCGTGACCTGGAGGACTTCTTCTCTGCCGTGGGGAAG GTGAGAGATGTGAGGATGATATCAGACAGGAACTCCAGAAGATCAAAGGGGATTGCCTACATTGAGTTCCTGGAGGCCAGTTCTGTGCCTCTGGCGATTGGTTTGACTGGACAGAGACTTCTGGGAGTGCCCATCATTGTCCAGGCCTCGCAG GCAGAGAAAAACAGAGCAGCCGCCATGGCAAACAACCTGCAGAAGGGCAGCGCTGGCCCAATGCGGCTCTACGTCGGCTCCCTGCACTTCAACATCACAGAGGACATGCTGCGGGGAATATTCGAGCCTTTTGGCAGG ATTGAAGGCATACAGCTCATGATGGACAGTGAAACTGGTCGATCCAAAGGATACGGCTTCATATCA tttgCAGACGCAGAATGTGCGAAAAAGGCCCTAGAGCAGCTAAATGGCTTTGAGCTGGCCGGGCGGCCGATGAAAGTAGGCCACGTGACGGAGCGGACGGACGCATCCACCGCCAGCTCTTTTCTGGACAACGACGAGTTGGAGAGGACTGGCATCGACCTGGGCACCACAGGCCGGCTGCAGCTTATGGCCAGATTAGCAGAAG GTACTGGTCTGAAGATCCCTGCGGCTGCACAGCAGGCCCTGCAGATGACTGGTTCCATTCCCTTTGGAAACATGAATGCCTCATCAT CTGCTGCAACTCCAGCACAGGCGTTAAACCTCCCATCACAGCCTCTGGCAACACACTGTCTGCAGTTGTCAAACATGTTCAACCCCCAGGC GGAAAATGACCCCGGCTGGGACACTGAGATCAAAGATGATGTCATTGAGGAATGCAACAAACATGGCGGAATAGTTCACACATACGTCGATAAGAACTCTGCTCAA GGAAATGTCTACGTAAAATGCCCTTCCATACCTGCAGCGATGGCTACCGTTAATGCCCTTCATGGACGATGGTTTGCTG GTAAAATGATCACTGCAGCATACGTCCCGTTACCAACGTATCATAACCTTTTCCCTGATTCAGTAATGGCAAATCAACTACTGGTGCCAACACGCAGATAG
- the LOC115553459 gene encoding RNA-binding protein 39 isoform X1 — protein MADDFEIEAMLEAPFRKDEIKSSHANGHEAHSKKKRRSRSRSPGASKKRSRSRDRKKNKKRSKSRERKRNASRERHPRSRSRDRPGRYRARKSPIRKRSKTRSPVKREKSPIRQPIDNLTPEERDARTVFCMQLAARIRARDLEDFFSAVGKVRDVRMISDRNSRRSKGIAYIEFLEASSVPLAIGLTGQRLLGVPIIVQASQAEKNRAAAMANNLQKGSAGPMRLYVGSLHFNITEDMLRGIFEPFGRIEGIQLMMDSETGRSKGYGFISFADAECAKKALEQLNGFELAGRPMKVGHVTERTDASTASSFLDNDELERTGIDLGTTGRLQLMARLAEGTGLKIPAAAQQALQMTGSIPFGNMNASSSAATPAQALNLPSQPLATHCLQLSNMFNPQAENDPGWDTEIKDDVIEECNKHGGIVHTYVDKNSAQGNVYVKCPSIPAAMATVNALHGRWFAGKMITAAYVPLPTYHNLFPDSVMANQLLVPTRR, from the exons ATGGCTGACGATTTTGAAATTGAGGCAATGCTGGAGGCTCCATTTAGAAAG GATGAAATCAAATCCTCTCATGCAAATGGACATGAAGCTCACAGCAAGAA GAAAAGAAGGAGCCGGAGCAGAAGTCCAGGGGCTTCTAAAAAAAGGAGCAGGAGTCGGGATCgaaagaagaacaagaagagaaGCAAGAGCAGAGAGCGGAAGCGAAATGCCAGCCGGGAGCGTCACCCCCGCTCCCGCAGCAGGGATCGCCCCGGCCGCTACAGAGCTCGCAAGAGTCCCAT ACGGAAACGTTCCAAAACTCGTAGCCCTGTTAAAAGAGAAAAGAGTCCAATCAG ACAACCCATCGACAACCTCACGCCAGAGGAGAGAGACGCGCGCACCGTCTTCTGCATGCAGCTGGCTGCACGCATCCGGGCCCGTGACCTGGAGGACTTCTTCTCTGCCGTGGGGAAG GTGAGAGATGTGAGGATGATATCAGACAGGAACTCCAGAAGATCAAAGGGGATTGCCTACATTGAGTTCCTGGAGGCCAGTTCTGTGCCTCTGGCGATTGGTTTGACTGGACAGAGACTTCTGGGAGTGCCCATCATTGTCCAGGCCTCGCAG GCAGAGAAAAACAGAGCAGCCGCCATGGCAAACAACCTGCAGAAGGGCAGCGCTGGCCCAATGCGGCTCTACGTCGGCTCCCTGCACTTCAACATCACAGAGGACATGCTGCGGGGAATATTCGAGCCTTTTGGCAGG ATTGAAGGCATACAGCTCATGATGGACAGTGAAACTGGTCGATCCAAAGGATACGGCTTCATATCA tttgCAGACGCAGAATGTGCGAAAAAGGCCCTAGAGCAGCTAAATGGCTTTGAGCTGGCCGGGCGGCCGATGAAAGTAGGCCACGTGACGGAGCGGACGGACGCATCCACCGCCAGCTCTTTTCTGGACAACGACGAGTTGGAGAGGACTGGCATCGACCTGGGCACCACAGGCCGGCTGCAGCTTATGGCCAGATTAGCAGAAG GTACTGGTCTGAAGATCCCTGCGGCTGCACAGCAGGCCCTGCAGATGACTGGTTCCATTCCCTTTGGAAACATGAATGCCTCATCAT CTGCTGCAACTCCAGCACAGGCGTTAAACCTCCCATCACAGCCTCTGGCAACACACTGTCTGCAGTTGTCAAACATGTTCAACCCCCAGGC GGAAAATGACCCCGGCTGGGACACTGAGATCAAAGATGATGTCATTGAGGAATGCAACAAACATGGCGGAATAGTTCACACATACGTCGATAAGAACTCTGCTCAA GGAAATGTCTACGTAAAATGCCCTTCCATACCTGCAGCGATGGCTACCGTTAATGCCCTTCATGGACGATGGTTTGCTG GTAAAATGATCACTGCAGCATACGTCCCGTTACCAACGTATCATAACCTTTTCCCTGATTCAGTAATGGCAAATCAACTACTGGTGCCAACACGCAGATAG